A region from the Aegilops tauschii subsp. strangulata cultivar AL8/78 chromosome 5, Aet v6.0, whole genome shotgun sequence genome encodes:
- the LOC109774653 gene encoding zinc finger protein STOP1 homolog, producing MCSSDHFASNNDLYLQPNHQRGAGIMEACDLDRSGHGQSRHGQEAEEHRSDPSAALTTYLTFLEHKIGHLRGILCSTPRHPQQQRAIVSAELRCIIVQLVSIANYLDSDSGAGAADASPFEPSEERSPSLSNGTHDDSGDGHAEAAGEEEIEGEGPYEVVQIEKEEILAPHAHCCKVCGKGFKRDANLRMHMRGHGDQYKAPGALARPGSPAPGAGTGRRFFYSCPYAGCKRNREHRDFQPLKTPVCVKNHYRRSHCDKSHVCRRCGVKRFSVLADLRTHEKHCGRDRWVCSCGVSFSRKDKLFAHVAIFDGGHTPALPPSDDEAIGHCTAATAIDSILVPSSGQPLPVSGGEAVNVVDQSFSGQMLDGLSFSGAKGGMDDGRAKLSSPIGIDFCDFDGFDLLGAVAMDFNF from the coding sequence ATGTGCAGCTCCGATCATTTCGCCAGTAATAATGACTTGTACCTTCAGCCCAATCATCAGAGGGGGGCTGGGATCATGGAGGCCTGCGATCTTGACAGAAGTGGGCACGGGCAGAGCCGGCATGGccaggaggcggaggagcaccGGTCGGACCCGAGCGCGGCGCTCACCACGTACCTGACCTTCCTGGAGCACAAGATCGGGCACCTCCGCGGGATCCTCTGCTCCACGCCGCGCCACCCGCAGCAGCAGCGTGCCATCGTCTCCGCCGAGCTCCGCTGCATAATCGTGCAGCTCGTCTCCATCGCCAACTACCTCGACTCCGACTCCGGCGCCGGCGCGGCGGACGCGTCCCCGTTCGAGCCCAGCGAGGAGAGGTCGCCGTCGCTGTCGAACGGCACCCACGACGACTCCGGCGACGGCCACGCCGAGgccgccggcgaggaggagatTGAAGGGGAGGGGCCGTACGAGGTGGTGCAGATCGAGAAGGAGGAGATCCTGGCGCCGCACGCGCACTGCTGCAAGGTGTGCGGCAAGGGGTTCAAGCGCGACGCCAACCTGCGCATGCACATGCGCGGCCACGGCGACCAGTACAAGGCGCCCGGCGCGCTCGCCAGGCCCGGCTCGCCGGCGCCGGGGGCGGGGACGGGGAGGCGCTTCTTCTACTCGTGCCCCTACGCCGGGTGCAAGCGCAACAGGGAGCACAGGGACTTCCAGCCGCTCAAGACGCCCGTCTGTGTCAAGAACCACTACCGCCGGAGCCACTGCGACAAGAGCCACGTCTGCCGCCGCTGCGGCGTCAAGCGCTTCTCGGTCCTCGCCGACCTCCGCACCCACGAGAAGCACTGCGGCCGCGACCGCTGGGTCTGCTCCTGCGGCGTCTCCTTCTCCAGGAAAGACAAGCTCTTCGCCCACGTCGCCATCTTCGACGGCGGCCACACGCCCGCTCTGCCGCCCAGCGACGACGAAGCCATCGGCCATTGCACTGCCGCCACTGCCATTGACAGCATCCTCGTGCCCAGCTCCGGTCAGCCGCTGCCGGTCAGCGGTGGCGAAGCGGTGAACGTGGTGGACCAGAGCTTCTCCGGTCAAATGCTCGATGGTCTCAGCTTCTCCGGCGCCAAAGGGGGCATGGATGACGGCCGAGCAAAGCTCTCCTCCCCGATCGGCATTGACTTCTGTGACTTCGATGGATTCGACCTGTTGGGAGCAGTTGCAATGGACTTCAATTTCTGA